ggaaTTTAAATACATAGCAATAGAAATGCTCTTGCCCCCTATcaaattttttttccagcagaaACACCTATTacaacaattttttaaaattatgtttagtTGAAGCTACAtgaatatgttttaaaatactCAGGCTCAAGGCTTGCACCTGTGGCCTTTACTATTACATAACCATTTCtggaaaaatgttatttttctccTCCAAAACTAGTTTTATTGTCTTTAAAATAGAGTGTCAATTTCTGGGCTGTTAAAAGCAGCTTCTTAAAGAGTATTTGATCTTTCGAACTATTGCTGGCAGGCAGTCATCATCACaacattaatatactgcttgtAGTGGGCATTCTATGTCACTAACAGCATATATGACAGCAAtttcagaaaagaagaaaatgaagaacATACACTACTAGTCAAAATTAGGGACACACCTTcccattcagtgtttttctgtgtgttcatGCTTTTCATGCAGTGACAATCATCTTATGTGACTACCCCATGAAGCTCACTGACAGAAGGCctagagtgtgcaaagcagtgatcaaagcaaagggtggctaatTTGAAGAATCTaagatataaaaaatatttttggttctttcatattttttggTTTACTACATCATTTGTGTTAGGGTTAGTGCTCCATATGTGtccattcatagttttgatgcctcgAGTTCTAATCAACAATGAATCTACAAAATAGACAAGGAAATTAAGAAGCAACATTAAAatgaaggtgtgtccaaacttttcacTCTTAGTGTACATCAGATGTACAATATCAATCATTAACATTCTGGGttccacaacaacaaaagaaagatTCACAGTTTTGAAGGACTCACTTTTTCATttgtgtaattttacacatgtgGCTTACATCCTTTTACAAGTTTTCTATAATGTTTTGCCccatgaaggttttttttttaaagcattaacatattgttaaatttaaatattctgTTAGGAAATATAcctaaaaaaatctttttaaaggtgtaaaatttGCTATGCCATGATCTACAGAGTACTGAAACAAACACTGTCATAGGAACAAaagtccttttttaaaaaataaaaaaatattatatttatttacatttctctGCAACAGGTTCAGTGTATCTCTGAGAGGGTGATGCTGGAGGTGGTGCAGGGCTAGCTTGTGTGGCTGTTGCTGGGGCTGGTGTCACAAGTGGAACTGTTGCTTCCATGGTTTGTGCTGTAGATTGCTGGGCTGTAATCTGTGGAGCTGAGGCTTGTGTGGTTGTAGCATTTGGAGCTGTGGTCTGTGAGGATGGGTCTGCTGCCGTTGTGGTCTGTGATGCTGGGTCTGCTGCCGTTGTGGTTTGTGAGGCCTGGTCTGCTGTTGTGGTTTGTGAGGCTGGGTCTGCTGTTGTGGTTTGTGAGGCCTGGTCTGCTGTTGTGGTTTGTGAGGCCTGGTCTGCTGTTATGGTCTTTGAGGCTGGGTCTGCTGCTGTTTGGGATTCGGTTTGTACAGCTGTAGCATATTCTGGTGCTGTAGCACTTGTGGCTGGTTCGTTCTCTTTCTGTGCTGTTGCTCCTGACTCTGGATCTGATACCGTTATTGCTATACCTTGTGGAACTGGAGATGGATGTTGTGTTTGAACCGATAGTGATGTAAGTGATGCCATTGGTGCTGTAGGCTGTGTAGCTctaggaggaggtggtggtggtgctacCGCCACTGGTGCTGCTGTAGCCTGTGAAGCTAGAGCAGatgctggtgctgctgcagcttgtggtgctgctggacctggTTGTGCTGTTGGTAATGtggctgctgttttctttgaacCCCGGTGTGGCACTCTTGGCATGCTGTCTTTGCTTAACTTTAGTTGGTCAATATTTACTTTTGGAATGATTGTCCCATTGGAATCCTGAAGATCTGCACTTTTACCTTGGATTGCTGTAATAATGTAAGGGCCTAAAAAGTTTGCTTCAAGTTTTCCCCCTTTCCTCTGCTGACTTCTTATGTTAGCTCTTAAAACTTTGTCACCAACTTTGAAGACGACATCTCTcgtcatcatttttattttgccctttgttttttcctgagcTTTGACCACATTGTCCTTCACCAGTTCCAACAGCTTTTGATGCTTTTGAATGTCTTCCGACAGCTCCTCCTGCCCCACAATGTCTTCCACACTCTCATCAACCTTTGAATCAAAAGACATGTCTATCATTACTATAATTTGTGTAAGATACACAGATAGTACATAAAAGAACTGAGAAATACAGTGAAAATTTACATTAAGTGTCTTTGGTAAGGTTTTAAGACACAATGTATTTCTGGCAAAGCTTCAGTGTATCTTGGGATTGATTGGACATGAAGAAAACTGTTATTGAGGGTTTGAACAATCCATAAAAATATTCAATGGTGTAGTGCTTTTATGGCGGTGACATAGCATCCATTGAAACTGATCTGCCTCTGCctcaaaaactaaaaaagttTCGTTGTGTGGGATTTCCGTGTAGTTTgtcacagacagaaagacataCCATGAACTCTTCTGGGATTTCGGAAGGATAGCGAGCCTCTCTGCCAAACATTAGGTAATAAGGTGAGTATTTGGTGGTCACTTGTTTTTTAGTTCTGAGTCCAAACATTACAGCATCCAGATACTCATCCCACATTTCTGGTTGGTCGCCAACGACTTTACACAGGGCTCTGACAATGAAAGCACATAGAAGACATTCATATGAAagatcatttacattttttaatagtttaatgTCATGCATTCATGTTTTGGTTGAAGGGAACCCCATAAATGTATAACATGTACTCCAAGAATTTACCTCTGGATGGTGCCATTCATTTTCTCCACCAGCCCATTTGTTTGTGGGTGATAGGGGGAGCAGAGgcttcttttaatttttaacaaTCCGCAAACCCTTTTGTTGAGCTGCAAAAGAAAGTTATATACACTGACTATAAGCACATTACAATAAGAATTTAAATAAACAGCTGTCATACTAATATCTCAAAAACAGATTTATAAAGACCAGAAAATTAACCATTTTCAaaaaattattcaaatatgaGTTCACATATTTTTGCCAAAGACTAAAGTACTTACAGAATTGACAAATTCTTTGCCTTGGTCAGTAAGAATCCTTTTGGGGGCTTCGAACTGGTGGACAAATTTTATGAGACAGTTTGTCACTTCCCCGGCTGATTTTGACTTTAAAGGGTATGCTTGTGGCCATTTtgtaaaataatcaataaaaacacatatgtATTGATGTCCATTGTTGGTTTCAGTAAGTTTTCCAATAAGGTCCATCCCAACCAGTTCAAATGGCTGAGAgaccttaaaaataaaatcatagtTAAGTTAATAATACTGAAATTACACAGAATGCTAGTCTACTGTTATAATTTTTTCAAGTATATAATCAGTAGGTTTCTAAGCAATGAAAACATTGTGTGATTAAATGTGATTATTTGCTGTGGTCGATGACTAACCTTTATCGGAATGTATTCCGCTGGTTTTTTAATTGTTGCAGCACTTGCCTGGCAAAGTGCACATTGGGAAAcctaatcaaaaataaaagcaattcaATAAGAAACACAAGAGTTGATGATCAAGGTTTACATAACTTATTATGAGAGATACAGAAACATTGCTGTGTTCCTCTTAAAATAAATTAGCTGTAGTCGAATTACATAGAGTTTGTTTTGGAGTACCCACCCAATTATTGATGTCCACTGACATCCCTGGCCAGTAGAACCGCTTTGAAATGgcttctcttgtttttgtttgcccgCAATGGGCCCCAGTAGGACTGGc
This sequence is a window from Oreochromis niloticus isolate F11D_XX linkage group LG6, O_niloticus_UMD_NMBU, whole genome shotgun sequence. Protein-coding genes within it:
- the LOC109202383 gene encoding uncharacterized protein LOC109202383 isoform X1, translated to MEPDEYKILVAYKLKGEYPALFTKKEKFLLRRKAAIYDIEGEQLFYWRYKGTDKTIKTTVVCGADEANTIFSDFHASPTGAHCGQTKTREAISKRFYWPGMSVDINNWVSQCALCQASAATIKKPAEYIPIKVSQPFELVGMDLIGKLTETNNGHQYICVFIDYFTKWPQAYPLKSKSAGEVTNCLIKFVHQFEAPKRILTDQGKEFVNSLNKRVCGLLKIKRSLCSPYHPQTNGLVEKMNGTIQRALCKVVGDQPEMWDEYLDAVMFGLRTKKQVTTKYSPYYLMFGREARYPSEIPEEFMVDESVEDIVGQEELSEDIQKHQKLLELVKDNVVKAQEKTKGKIKMMTRDVVFKVGDKVLRANIRSQQRKGGKLEANFLGPYIITAIQGKSADLQDSNGTIIPKVNIDQLKLSKDSMPRVPHRGSKKTAATLPTAQPGPAAPQAAAAPASALASQATAAPVAVAPPPPPPRATQPTAPMASLTSLSVQTQHPSPVPQGIAITVSDPESGATAQKENEPATSATAPEYATAVQTESQTAADPASKTITADQASQTTTADQASQTTTADPASQTTTADQASQTTTAADPASQTTTAADPSSQTTAPNATTTQASAPQITAQQSTAQTMEATVPLVTPAPATATQASPAPPPASPSQRYTEPVAEKYIMDAWAGKSPHVLLSKIGAYKLFYWDIQQIGPDMELESESINAYLAIMVRQCNRHNSAKAAFIDSFSMTAIWKRKAPRLKIKPMEHEVILGIVNEHHHWTLVVIYPQEKKSLYLDPLGETKQGIQNCLESTRAFMRKKGCNVSRWTCDTVKHPKQLDATSCGVFALKFAEKILQKESIDFPSTKKAINTHRLQIATTLLLETDDLTNICLFCGEEEHETDNKWIQCEMCLRWFHQLCVKSPPPEDVFICFACT
- the LOC109202383 gene encoding uncharacterized protein LOC109202383 isoform X2 → MEPDEYKILVAYKLKGEYPALFTKKEKFLLRRKAAIYDIEGEQLFYWRYKGTDKTIKTTVVCGADEANTIFSDFHASPTGAHCGQTKTREAISKRFYWPGMSVDINNWVSQCALCQASAATIKKPAEYIPIKVSQPFELVGMDLIGKLTETNNGHQYICVFIDYFTKWPQAYPLKSKSAGEVTNCLIKFVHQFEAPKRILTDQGKEFVNSLNKRVCGLLKIKRSLCSPYHPQTNGLVEKMNGTIQRALCKVVGDQPEMWDEYLDAVMFGLRTKKQVTTKYSPYYLMFGREARYPSEIPEEFMVDESVEDIVGQEELSEDIQKHQKLLELVKDNVVKAQEKTKGKIKMMTRDVVFKVGDKVLRANIRSQQRKGGKLEANFLGPYIITAIQGKSADLQDSNGTIIPKVNIDQLKLSKDSMPRVPHRGSKKTAATLPTAQPGPAAPQAAAAPASALASQATAAPVAVAPPPPPPRATQPTAPMASLTSLSVQTQHPSPVPQGIAITVSDPESGATAQKENEPATSATAPEYATAVQTESQTAADPASKTITADQASQTTTADQASQTTTADPASQTTTADQASQTTTAADPASQTTTAADPSSQTTAPNATTTQASAPQITAQQSTAQTMEATVPLVTPAPATATQASPAPPPASPSQRYTEPVAEKYIMDAWAGKSPHVLLSKIGAYKLFYWDIQQIGPDMELESESINAYLAIMVRQCNRHNSAKAAFIDSFSMTAIWKRKAPRLKIKPMEHEVILGIVNEHHHWTLVVIYPQEKKSLYLDPLGETKQGIQNCLESTRAFMRKKGCNVSRWTCDTVKHPKQLDATSCGVFALKFAEKILQKESIDFPSTKKAINTHRLQIATTLLLR